The following is a genomic window from Nymphaea colorata isolate Beijing-Zhang1983 chromosome 3, ASM883128v2, whole genome shotgun sequence.
TATGTACGAATTTGTGCAGATGCTGTTACATATGACTTGATTAGGATGCACACAAATGCCTGCCTgaattattttctaaaacaagGATATAGTGTTTTCAAATGCATGTTTAAAAAATACAATGTTCTGATTTTAGAATAGGTAAAGTGGCTGGAAAGTCTTTGATGAAACTGCAAGCCATGCGAGAAGTTTGGGAACCCCTCATCTTGTCATACCAAGAATTAAAGCTTGGCTATCCCTCTTGCTCCTGTTCAAAGAACGATTAAATCCAACCAAAGCATTTTGTCGCCGATACTGGGCTTCTTGTTGGAATATCGTATTGAGAAGAGAGTTGCATTATCAACTGTTTTTGTGATGAACATGAAGCGAAGCGCCATATGGCCCACATCTGTGTTTCACCTAGCTCCCTTCATTGCTCACTCAAAATAATCGACCGTACTAAAGAACTATATTAGACCACCCTCCAACTGAaccataatccaaaatttaggtCTGCGCCAGTTCAACGACCAACAGGTAGGCGATTAAAGAAGGCAGATTAGGCGGAAGCTATATTGGAAAGatcaacaaaaaattgtttcataaacTAAATGATAGCAAATGAATTTAGGAGCGTACAAAATTTGTCCATAGAAAGTGACGTTCTCGATCTCTCACAAAATCCTATTAAATATCATAGAATCAACAACTTCAATGTTTCAAGTTACCGCCTCAAAAACACTATGCATCTAACCTGGAGGAAAGAGCAAAACCTAGAGGGACACAAAATCTCGGGAAGGAGCAGTTGCTTAAGCAGAAGCACCAGCTCCACCTTTGCCCTTCTTCCTTTGGATCTTCTTCATGTAAAATTCTAGCTCCTTGCCCTCAAGAATGTACCTGTTGCCGAAGCTCCACTGATCAATAAAAAAAGGGATAGATGATTATAGATAGCTTTGTATGCAGAAGAGAACTTACCCATCAGCTCGTCCACATTGACCAGGGCGGGATGCGATGCAAGCCAACAATCTTCCTCCGCTGAACTGTTCTTCAATATGAGGATCAAGTTTATGGCCCTCAGCTCGCTTTTCCTGTTTTCTGATCACATGATTGCTTTTCTTAGCTTCCTGTGCGGCATTCTCGCCATCCTGCATGCATTCCAAGTTAAACAGAAACGTCATGATAAGATGCTTAGAACTAACAAAAATCAAAAGACTGAATACCAAGAACTTAGATGTCAGTTCTGAAAGACATGTGCATGCAGGTGAAACATTAAAGGAACGGAAAAACTATCTGAACATCAGTTGCAATAAAAATGGTAACAGGGCTTCACATAATGAATGCCCAATACATATTGTGAATCAATCTACTGTTACCATCCCCCCACCGGACATGTTctgacaaaatggaaaaatgtcCATGCACTTATCCATCACTGAGTTTAAAGATATAAATGCTGCAATCAAATATTTCTAGAAGTGGTTAGATTGAGGTTCTTATGGAAGCAAACAAACAAACTTCCATATACTAATAAGCCATTTTAGACTACATTTGAACAAGGTAAAAGCAAAAATATAGCATGGAGAAGACATGGAGAGGTTCATCAGCTCACACTATGCAACAATGAGGTACTTGCTCCATACAACTATCATCTACAGATACAAATCCAAACAACAGATTCACTAGATGCGCAGAATGACCAGCTGAACAAATGCAATCCCTAACAAACCCGAGGCAGGGAGGCATGGCATCCTAGGCTAGGGCTTCAACACAATAATGCCTAGACAAATACCATGTTTAGTACATATTGTACAAAATATGCCATGATGCCATCAAGCTAAGTGACTTTCAAGCCGCACACACAGCAACCATGCACATTGAGCTCTTTCTTAAAATTCTTGTTGAATTACATAGACGTGCattatattttacattttaaaaaattaccactTGTATTTTTGGagtaagtaaataaaaaaaaggaaaaaaagctGCAATGCACAAAACATACATCGACTTCCATATAACACTCCAAAATATGGGTATCGACTTTGTCCTTGGACTCACCATTACAGGGAAATAAAATAACCACTACGAGAGTGCTACTAACTCTTAATGATCATAGAATCATAAGGCACATTCCCATTTAAGGTATTCTAGCAGACAATTTGagaaaagagttttttttcCAATAATCAAGAACCCAATTAAGAACACTTCAGCAGTCCTCTCAAATACAATTTTGAAGGTTCAGGTGCACACAGTTGCAGTCAATCAAGTCAATGTTTCGAGAAACAATAGATACAAAGATGTTATCTTCAAGGAAATATCAGCAAGAGAACATTTAaccaaatttaaaaatacagCTTCCTCAAAAATGTCCAAAGATTAAAACATAAATaccaaaacaaagagaaaatataaataatacaaaaaaaagaaggaacttTGTCCATGTGAAATTCCCAATCAAGGCATAAAATTTTCCAAATGGcatgttgaaagttgaaacatacTTCTCCTGCATATACTACACTTATATAATAATTGCTATAAAATTCAAGAATccggagaaaaaaaaatgctgacaTTTGTTTAATGGAGTCAAAAAACCATGATCACACCAGGACCCAGGATATATTTCAGAAAGATTCTTGACATATAGTAAGTTATCAAGTGAAGGACTAGCCAACTTTTCAGGTTTCAGATATCGTGCAACAATACCAATCTCCCCAATAAGAAGTTCTTTAAAAGCGCACGAAATATTCAGTCTGACCATGCTTTCAGTTCTGCATTCAGTCACACCTATTCTCTACCAGCCTACAAGGACAGCTACATTTTAGAAGAATAGTGTGAACTCTAATGTTAACGGCACCACTGAGTGGACCACAGTTCAAAGGGAACCCCATCGTGCATCAACGCCAAAACACAATACAACAGAATACACAAGCTAACAACTTAATCCCCATACACTCTTCGACCAGACACAAGGACAAGCTTTTAATGCCATAATAACAAGTTTGAAGCACTAGTCCGGGACAAACATTAAGAAGAAATGAGTGAAAAGTCAAGCTCACTATAATATAGTAAACATCAAACAATATAACGAAAAGTTACAAAGGGAAAAAGCGATGCAAAAGGTTAAGGCTCTCAGAAGAGAAGCAATCTTAAAAGAATGAGATGAAAAAAGACGCACAGGATCAGCATCACCACCATTTTATCATCCAGCCATAGCATACAAGAATTTcaataagaaacaaaatcagCAACATTTAGACATTCgacacaacaaaaatgaattcCACAACATACTGGTACACATCAAAGAAGTTCAATAATAAAAGCacagaaaaaaaggtgaaaaacgAATAACATTGTGAAACTGACCTCCCCCTCCTTCTTGGCGGCCGGGGCGGCCTTTTTCTTGCGGCCGATCTCGATACCGTAATGCTGGGTGTACCACGCCTTGAACGGCGCCGCGTCGACCTGGACGATCGCGCTCTTCACGAGAGTCTGCGTCCGCACGAGCTCGTTGTTGGACGCATTGTAGACGACCTCGAGGACACGGGTCTTACGGGTGATGGCCTCGCTTCCCCACGAGTAATTTCCGGAATCAAGTCGCAGAGCCCTCCACTTCACGTTCCCGCCACGAACCCTAACCCTCCGCACC
Proteins encoded in this region:
- the LOC116249583 gene encoding 40S ribosomal protein S8-like, with product MGISRDSMHKRRATGGKKKAWRKKRKYELGRQPAMTKLSSNKTVRRVRVRGGNVKWRALRLDSGNYSWGSEAITRKTRVLEVVYNASNNELVRTQTLVKSAIVQVDAAPFKAWYTQHYGIEIGRKKKAAPAAKKEGEDGENAAQEAKKSNHVIRKQEKRAEGHKLDPHIEEQFSGGRLLACIASRPGQCGRADGYILEGKELEFYMKKIQRKKGKGGAGASA